One segment of Bacteroides caecimuris DNA contains the following:
- a CDS encoding TonB-dependent receptor — MKKVIWMAIALSGVGIPVHAQTSVKDSMKVVNLQEVQVVSTRATAKTPVAFTNIGKAELKKVNFGQDIPYLLSMTPSTLTTSDAGAGIGYTTLRVRGTDGTRINITVNGIPMNDAESHNLFWVNMPDFSSSVKDMQVQRGAGTSTNGAGAFGASVNMQTEGASMKPYAEFNGSYGSFNTHKETVKVGTGLLNNHWTFDARLSNIGTDGYIDRASVDLNSYYLQGGYFAENTSVKLIAFAGKEKTYHAWGYATKKEMEDFGRRYNPCGEMYTDANGNKHFYDDQTDNYLQKNYQLLFNHTFSTAWNLNVALHYTKGNGYYEEYKDGRSLIEYGLKPFTIDGIEITKSDLIRQKKMDNKFGGGVFSLNYTVNRLNTSLGGGVNQYRGNNFGRVPWVKNYVGTLSPDHEYYRNKSQKTDGNIYLKANYDLTKGLSAYADLQYRHIDYTIDGNNDKYDWSKNALRPLAVDKKFDFFNPKVGLNWNITSNHRVYASFSVAQKEPTRNNYTDGDPDSYPKAEKLLDYEAGYTFANQWLTAGANFYYMDYTDQLVLTGALNDIGEALTENVPDSYRMGVELMLGIKPCKWFQWDINATWSKNRIQNFVESLPGYHYNDDGSSTSLPTVQIKHKDTHIAFSPDFLFNNRFSFIYKGFEAALQSQFVSKQYMTNAEVEELILDKYFVSNLNLAYSFRPKKVLKEVTVGFTVYNLFNEKYENNGWASSDYTDTVENRGNYAGYAAQAGTNVIGHVSFRF, encoded by the coding sequence ATGAAAAAAGTTATATGGATGGCCATCGCCTTATCAGGCGTAGGCATCCCTGTTCATGCACAGACGAGTGTAAAGGATAGTATGAAAGTAGTAAACCTGCAAGAAGTGCAGGTAGTATCCACGCGTGCCACCGCCAAAACTCCCGTGGCATTCACCAATATAGGCAAAGCAGAATTGAAGAAGGTTAACTTCGGACAGGATATCCCTTATCTGTTAAGCATGACTCCTTCTACACTGACCACATCGGATGCAGGAGCAGGTATCGGCTACACGACTCTTCGCGTGCGCGGAACCGACGGTACACGTATCAACATCACGGTAAACGGCATACCGATGAACGATGCCGAAAGCCATAATCTGTTCTGGGTAAATATGCCCGACTTTTCTTCCTCCGTAAAAGATATGCAAGTGCAACGAGGCGCAGGTACGTCTACCAACGGGGCAGGTGCCTTCGGAGCCAGCGTTAATATGCAGACTGAAGGTGCATCCATGAAGCCGTATGCCGAATTCAACGGTTCATACGGTTCATTCAACACGCACAAGGAAACGGTGAAAGTAGGAACCGGTTTGCTCAATAATCATTGGACGTTTGACGCCCGTCTTTCCAATATCGGTACGGACGGATACATAGACCGCGCTTCGGTAGACTTGAACTCTTACTACTTGCAAGGAGGCTACTTTGCAGAAAACACATCTGTGAAACTGATTGCATTTGCCGGAAAAGAAAAGACATATCATGCCTGGGGATACGCAACCAAAAAGGAAATGGAGGATTTCGGCAGACGCTACAACCCCTGTGGCGAGATGTACACCGACGCCAACGGCAACAAGCATTTTTATGACGACCAAACGGATAATTATCTGCAAAAGAATTATCAGCTTCTCTTCAATCATACTTTCTCGACAGCCTGGAATCTGAATGTTGCCTTGCATTATACCAAAGGCAACGGCTATTACGAAGAGTACAAAGACGGCAGATCCCTTATAGAATATGGTCTGAAACCATTCACAATTGATGGAATCGAAATAACCAAAAGCGATTTAATCCGTCAGAAGAAGATGGACAACAAATTCGGTGGCGGCGTTTTTTCTCTCAATTATACGGTCAACAGGCTGAATACGTCTCTAGGAGGCGGGGTGAATCAATACCGGGGCAATAACTTCGGAAGAGTTCCCTGGGTGAAGAATTATGTGGGCACTCTATCTCCCGACCATGAATATTACCGCAATAAATCCCAAAAGACCGATGGAAATATTTATCTGAAAGCAAACTACGATCTTACCAAAGGATTAAGCGCGTATGCCGATCTTCAGTATCGACACATCGACTATACCATCGATGGCAACAATGATAAATATGACTGGAGCAAAAATGCCCTGCGTCCATTGGCAGTAGACAAGAAGTTCGATTTCTTTAACCCGAAAGTCGGATTAAACTGGAACATCACGTCCAACCATCGCGTTTATGCCTCTTTCTCGGTTGCTCAAAAGGAACCGACAAGAAACAATTATACAGATGGCGATCCGGATTCGTATCCAAAAGCTGAAAAACTGCTCGACTATGAAGCAGGATATACTTTCGCCAACCAATGGCTGACGGCAGGTGCAAACTTCTACTACATGGATTATACCGACCAACTGGTTCTGACCGGAGCTTTAAACGATATAGGTGAAGCACTAACCGAAAACGTGCCGGACAGTTATCGTATGGGAGTTGAGCTAATGCTGGGAATCAAACCGTGTAAATGGTTTCAATGGGACATCAACGCTACATGGAGCAAAAACCGCATCCAGAATTTTGTAGAAAGCCTGCCGGGCTACCACTATAATGACGACGGTAGCTCTACTTCCCTCCCGACTGTTCAGATCAAGCATAAAGACACTCACATCGCTTTCTCACCCGACTTTCTATTTAATAACCGCTTCTCATTCATTTATAAGGGATTCGAAGCAGCTCTGCAATCACAGTTCGTAAGCAAACAGTATATGACAAATGCGGAAGTAGAAGAATTGATTCTTGATAAATATTTTGTCAGTAACCTCAATCTGGCGTACTCCTTCCGTCCCAAGAAGGTGTTGAAAGAAGTCACGGTAGGGTTCACTGTGTACAATCTGTTTAATGAAAAATATGAAAACAACGGTTGGGCTTCGAGCGACTACACCGATACGGTGGAGAATCGGGGAAACTATGCCGGATATGCAGCGCAGGCAGGAACAAACGTTATAGGACATGTTTCTTTCCGCTTTTAA
- the pnuC gene encoding nicotinamide riboside transporter PnuC: MELNFLEIFGTIVGLVYLWLEYRASIYLWIAGIVMPAIYIFVYYKAGLYADFGINIYYLIAAIYGWFFWMWGHRKKEGEQSADASADNKPQDLPIVYTPQKCYSPLFQVFIFAFIGIAWILIEYTDSNVPWLDSFTTALSIVGMWMLARKYIEQWFAWILVDIVCCGLYIYKDLYFTSALYGLYSIIAIFGYFKWKKLMSIQQ; this comes from the coding sequence ATGGAATTGAATTTTCTGGAAATATTCGGTACGATTGTCGGTCTAGTCTATCTTTGGTTGGAGTACCGGGCAAGTATCTACCTTTGGATAGCAGGTATTGTGATGCCTGCCATCTATATCTTCGTATATTACAAAGCAGGACTGTATGCCGATTTCGGTATCAATATCTACTATCTGATAGCTGCCATCTACGGTTGGTTCTTTTGGATGTGGGGACACAGAAAAAAGGAAGGTGAACAGTCAGCAGATGCTTCTGCTGATAACAAGCCCCAAGACCTTCCCATCGTGTACACTCCACAAAAATGTTATTCACCTCTTTTTCAGGTATTTATCTTTGCATTTATCGGCATTGCCTGGATACTCATTGAATACACGGACAGCAATGTACCATGGCTGGATAGCTTCACCACGGCACTGAGCATTGTCGGCATGTGGATGCTGGCACGCAAATATATCGAACAATGGTTTGCTTGGATACTTGTAGACATCGTTTGTTGCGGGCTGTATATCTATAAAGACCTTTATTTTACCTCTGCTTTATATGGACTTTACTCCATTATAGCTATCTTTGGCTACTTCAAATGGAAAAAATTAATGAGCATACAACAATGA
- a CDS encoding thiamine diphosphokinase, with amino-acid sequence MINEDYTPEAVILANGEYPTHTLPLRILEEAKFVACCDGAANEYISRGHTPDVIIGDGDSLSPEYKERFSSIVHQIADQETNDQTKAVLFLQEKGFRKIAIVGATGKREDHTLGNISLLIDYMKEGMEIRTITDYGVFMSVNGTQTFESHPGQQISIINFGAKGLKEEGLVYPLSDFTNWWQGTLNEAIADEFTIHCTGEYLIFLAFV; translated from the coding sequence ATGATAAACGAAGACTATACGCCCGAAGCCGTGATATTGGCTAACGGTGAATATCCTACTCACACTCTTCCCTTGCGAATATTGGAAGAAGCTAAATTCGTAGCTTGTTGTGACGGTGCAGCCAATGAATATATCTCTCGTGGACATACACCGGACGTGATTATCGGTGACGGTGATTCTCTTTCACCGGAATATAAAGAACGTTTCTCTTCTATCGTACACCAGATAGCCGACCAGGAAACGAACGACCAAACCAAAGCTGTTCTCTTTCTGCAAGAGAAAGGATTCCGCAAGATTGCCATTGTCGGAGCTACCGGCAAACGGGAAGACCATACGCTGGGAAATATCAGCCTGCTGATTGACTATATGAAAGAGGGCATGGAAATAAGGACAATTACGGACTACGGTGTATTTATGTCTGTGAACGGTACACAGACATTCGAGTCCCATCCCGGACAACAGATTTCGATTATCAATTTCGGAGCAAAAGGATTAAAGGAGGAAGGATTGGTTTATCCGCTCAGTGACTTCACTAATTGGTGGCAGGGTACGCTTAACGAAGCAATAGCCGATGAGTTTACCATTCATTGTACAGGAGAGTATTTGATATTCCTAGCTTTTGTGTAA
- the thrC gene encoding threonine synthase, with translation MKYYSTNKQAPNASLQEAVVKGLAADKGLFMPMSIKPLPQDFYDSIESLSFQEIAYRVADAFFGEDVPADTLKQIVYDTLSFDVPLVKVAENIYSLELFHGPTLAFKDVGGRFMARLLGYFIKKEGQKNVNVLVATSGDTGSAVANGFLGVDGIHVYVLYPKGKVSEIQEKQFTTLGQNITALEVDGTFDDCQALVKAAFMDKELNEHLSLTSANSINVARFLPQAFYYFYAYAQLKRAGKADNAVICVPSGNFGNITAGLFGKKMGLPVKRFIAANNRNDIFYQYLQTGEYNPRPSIATIANAMDVGDPSNFARVLDLYKGSHAAISAEISGTTYTDEQIRETVKETWKEYHYLLDPHGACGYRALAEGLQPGETGVFLETAHPAKFLETVESIIGETVEIPAKLQEFMKGEKKSLQMTKDFADFKKYLLTL, from the coding sequence ATGAAATATTATAGTACGAATAAACAAGCGCCTAATGCCTCACTGCAAGAAGCGGTGGTGAAAGGACTTGCTGCCGATAAAGGGCTGTTTATGCCTATGTCCATCAAACCGCTTCCACAAGATTTTTACGATTCGATTGAAAGCTTGTCCTTCCAGGAGATTGCTTATCGTGTAGCCGATGCTTTCTTCGGTGAGGACGTTCCTGCCGATACTCTGAAACAGATTGTATATGATACCTTAAGTTTCGATGTACCTTTGGTGAAAGTAGCGGAGAATATCTACTCACTCGAACTTTTCCACGGACCGACACTAGCCTTCAAAGATGTGGGCGGTCGTTTCATGGCGCGTCTGCTGGGATACTTTATTAAGAAGGAAGGTCAGAAGAATGTAAATGTACTGGTAGCCACTTCCGGTGATACGGGAAGTGCTGTGGCTAACGGTTTTCTGGGTGTGGACGGTATTCATGTATATGTGCTTTATCCGAAAGGAAAAGTCAGCGAAATACAGGAAAAGCAATTCACCACACTGGGACAGAACATCACTGCCCTCGAAGTGGACGGAACGTTTGATGATTGCCAGGCATTGGTAAAAGCTGCTTTCATGGATAAGGAGCTGAATGAACATCTATCATTGACTTCTGCCAATTCCATCAATGTAGCCCGTTTCCTGCCGCAAGCATTTTATTATTTCTATGCTTACGCCCAGTTGAAGCGCGCCGGAAAAGCTGACAATGCAGTAATCTGCGTGCCTAGCGGAAACTTCGGAAATATCACTGCAGGTCTGTTCGGTAAGAAAATGGGATTGCCTGTGAAACGTTTTATTGCAGCCAACAACCGCAACGATATTTTCTATCAATACCTGCAAACAGGCGAATACAACCCGCGTCCGTCTATTGCAACCATCGCTAACGCCATGGATGTAGGCGATCCGAGCAACTTTGCCCGTGTACTCGATTTGTATAAAGGTTCTCATGCCGCTATCTCCGCCGAGATTTCGGGAACTACCTATACCGACGAACAAATCCGTGAAACTGTGAAAGAGACTTGGAAAGAATACCATTATCTGCTCGACCCTCATGGGGCATGTGGCTATCGTGCATTAGCAGAAGGTTTACAACCGGGCGAAACGGGTGTATTCCTTGAAACAGCCCATCCTGCCAAGTTCCTCGAAACGGTAGAAAGTATCATTGGTGAAACGGTGGAAATACCTGCCAAATTGCAGGAATTTATGAAAGGCGAGAAGAAGAGCCTTCAAATGACAAAAGACTTTGCGGACTTCAAGAAGTATCTGCTGACGCTTTAA
- a CDS encoding cofactor-independent phosphoglycerate mutase, with the protein MKHIIILGDGMADWPVKSLGDKTLLQYAKTPYMDQLARMGRNGRLITVAEGFHPGSEVANMSVLGYNLPKVYEGRGPLEAASIGVDLKPGEMAMRCNLICVEGEILKNHSSGHISTEEADVLIQYLQEKLGNDRVRFHTGVQYRHLLVIKGGNKELDCTPPHDVPLKPFRPLMVKPLVPEAQETADLINDLILKSQELLKDHPLNLKRMAEGKDPANSIWPWSPGYRPQMTTFSETFPQVKKGAVISAVDLINGIGYYAGLRRIVVEGATGLYNTNYENKVAAALEALKIDDFVYLHIEASDEAGHEGDIDLKLLTIENLDKRAVGPIYEAVKDWDEPVAIAVLPDHPTPCELRTHTSDPIPFLIWYPGIEPDEVQTYDEVSACNGSYGVLKEDEFIKEFMK; encoded by the coding sequence ATGAAGCATATCATCATATTGGGAGACGGAATGGCCGACTGGCCGGTGAAGTCATTAGGGGACAAGACGCTCCTGCAATATGCGAAAACGCCATATATGGATCAGTTGGCCCGTATGGGACGTAACGGCCGCCTGATTACCGTGGCAGAAGGTTTCCATCCGGGTAGTGAAGTAGCCAACATGTCTGTGTTGGGATATAATCTTCCGAAAGTGTACGAAGGTCGTGGACCGCTCGAAGCTGCCAGTATCGGCGTGGATCTGAAACCGGGCGAGATGGCAATGCGTTGTAACCTGATTTGTGTGGAAGGAGAGATTCTGAAGAATCACTCCTCCGGGCATATATCTACGGAAGAAGCGGACGTATTGATTCAATACTTGCAAGAGAAACTGGGCAACGACCGCGTGCGTTTTCATACGGGAGTCCAGTACCGCCACCTGTTGGTTATCAAAGGGGGAAACAAGGAACTGGACTGTACTCCACCGCACGATGTGCCCTTGAAGCCTTTCCGTCCGCTAATGGTGAAACCATTGGTACCGGAAGCTCAAGAAACGGCTGACCTGATTAACGACCTGATTCTGAAATCACAGGAATTGTTGAAAGACCATCCGCTGAACCTGAAACGTATGGCAGAAGGCAAAGACCCCGCCAATAGTATTTGGCCCTGGAGCCCCGGTTATCGTCCGCAGATGACTACTTTCTCCGAAACTTTCCCGCAAGTGAAAAAAGGTGCGGTGATTTCGGCAGTCGATCTGATAAACGGAATCGGTTATTATGCCGGATTGCGTCGCATTGTAGTAGAAGGGGCAACCGGCTTGTATAATACGAATTATGAAAATAAAGTGGCTGCTGCATTGGAAGCCTTAAAAATCGATGACTTTGTCTACCTTCATATCGAAGCCAGCGATGAGGCAGGACACGAAGGAGACATCGACTTGAAACTTCTCACTATCGAGAATTTGGATAAACGTGCCGTAGGACCTATCTACGAAGCAGTGAAAGATTGGGATGAACCGGTAGCAATAGCCGTATTGCCTGACCATCCTACTCCCTGCGAACTTCGTACGCACACTTCCGATCCTATCCCGTTCCTTATCTGGTATCCGGGAATTGAGCCGGACGAGGTGCAAACTTACGACGAAGTATCTGCCTGCAATGGTAGTTATGGTGTGTTGAAAGAAGACGAGTTCATTAAAGAATTTATGAAATAA
- the thrA gene encoding bifunctional aspartate kinase/homoserine dehydrogenase I, which produces MKVMKFGGTSVGSVNSILSVKRIVESASEPVIVVVSALGGITDKLINTSKMAAAGDSAYEGEFREIVYRHVEMIKEVIPAGEKQVSLQRQIGELLNELKDIFQGIYLIRDLSAKTSDTIVSYGERLSSIIVTELIDGAKWFDSRTFIKTERKHSKHTLDTDLTNKLVKEAFQSIPKVSLVPGFISSDKTTGDVTNLGRGGSDYTAAIIAAALDAASLEIWTDVDGFMTADPRVISTAYTITELSYVEATELCNFGAKVVYPPTIYPVCHKNIPIIIKNTFNPDGVGTVIKQEVSNPQSKAIKGISSINDTSLITVQGLGMVGVIGVNYRIFKALAKNGISVFLVSQASSENSTSIGVRNADADLACEVLNEEFAKEIEMGEISPILAESDLATVAIVGENMKHTPGIAGKLFGTLGRNGINVIACAQGASETNISFVVDSKSLRKSLNVIHDSFFLSEYQVLNLFICGIGTVGGSLVEQIRCQQQKLMMENGLKLHVVGVIDAAKAMFSREGFDLSSFRQELLEKGKESNLQTIRDEIIGMNIFNSVFVDCTASADIASLYKDFLQHNISVVAANKIAASSAYENYRELKTIARQRGVKYLFETNVGAGLPIINTINDLIHSGDKILKIEAVLSGTLNYIFNKISADIPFSRTIKMAQEERYSEPDPRIDLSGKDVIRKLVILAREAGYRIEQEDVEKNLFVPNDFFEGSLEDFWKRVPSLDADFEARRQVLEKENKHWRFVAKLENGKASVGLQEVGANHPFYGLEGSNNIILLTTERYKEYPMMIQGYGAGAGVTAAGVFADIMSIANV; this is translated from the coding sequence ATGAAAGTAATGAAATTCGGCGGAACGTCCGTAGGTTCCGTGAACAGCATTTTAAGCGTAAAGAGAATTGTAGAGTCGGCAAGTGAGCCGGTAATTGTAGTTGTTTCCGCATTGGGAGGCATCACTGACAAATTGATAAATACATCAAAGATGGCGGCAGCAGGAGATTCAGCATACGAGGGCGAGTTCCGCGAAATCGTTTACCGTCATGTGGAGATGATTAAGGAGGTGATTCCTGCCGGAGAAAAGCAAGTGTCGTTGCAACGTCAGATTGGCGAACTGCTGAACGAGTTGAAGGACATCTTTCAGGGAATTTACCTGATTAGAGACCTTTCTGCCAAGACCTCGGATACAATCGTCAGCTATGGTGAACGCCTTTCATCCATCATCGTTACCGAACTGATTGACGGAGCCAAATGGTTCGATTCGCGTACTTTTATCAAGACCGAAAGAAAACATAGCAAACACACGTTGGATACCGACCTGACTAATAAGTTGGTGAAAGAGGCTTTCCAATCTATCCCTAAAGTGTCATTGGTGCCGGGATTCATCTCTTCGGATAAGACGACGGGAGATGTGACGAATCTCGGACGTGGTGGTTCAGATTATACGGCTGCCATTATTGCTGCGGCTCTGGATGCGGCAAGTCTGGAAATCTGGACGGATGTAGACGGATTTATGACGGCTGACCCGCGTGTCATTTCAACTGCTTATACCATTACGGAATTGAGTTATGTAGAAGCGACCGAACTTTGTAACTTCGGTGCAAAGGTGGTTTATCCGCCAACTATCTATCCCGTATGTCACAAAAATATTCCTATTATAATAAAGAATACCTTCAATCCGGACGGAGTGGGAACGGTTATCAAACAAGAAGTTTCCAATCCGCAGAGCAAGGCTATCAAAGGTATTTCCTCCATCAACGACACCAGCCTGATTACTGTTCAGGGACTTGGTATGGTGGGTGTGATCGGTGTAAACTACCGCATCTTTAAAGCATTGGCTAAGAACGGAATCAGTGTATTCCTCGTGTCGCAGGCTTCATCGGAAAACAGTACTTCCATCGGTGTGCGTAATGCCGATGCCGACCTGGCTTGCGAAGTGCTGAACGAAGAATTTGCCAAAGAAATAGAGATGGGCGAGATTTCTCCAATTCTCGCGGAAAGCGATTTGGCTACTGTTGCTATTGTAGGCGAGAATATGAAACATACACCGGGCATCGCAGGTAAGCTATTCGGTACGTTGGGACGCAACGGTATCAACGTAATCGCTTGTGCACAAGGTGCTTCGGAAACCAACATCTCTTTTGTTGTCGATTCCAAATCCTTACGCAAGTCACTGAACGTCATCCATGACTCTTTCTTCTTGTCCGAATACCAGGTATTGAACCTCTTTATCTGCGGTATCGGTACGGTAGGTGGCAGCCTCGTAGAACAGATTCGTTGCCAACAGCAGAAACTTATGATGGAAAACGGATTGAAACTCCATGTGGTAGGTGTCATTGATGCTGCCAAGGCAATGTTCAGCCGTGAAGGTTTCGATCTTTCTAGTTTCCGTCAGGAACTGTTGGAGAAAGGAAAAGAAAGTAACCTGCAAACCATTCGCGACGAGATTATCGGAATGAACATCTTTAACTCCGTCTTTGTAGACTGTACCGCCAGCGCTGACATTGCATCGCTTTACAAAGATTTCCTGCAACACAATATCTCTGTGGTAGCAGCCAACAAGATTGCCGCTTCTTCTGCTTACGAAAACTATCGCGAACTGAAAACAATTGCCCGCCAACGTGGCGTGAAATATCTGTTCGAAACAAACGTAGGTGCAGGTCTTCCGATTATCAATACAATCAACGACCTGATTCATAGCGGCGATAAGATTCTGAAGATTGAAGCAGTGCTTTCAGGCACACTGAACTATATCTTTAATAAAATCAGCGCCGATATTCCTTTCAGCCGTACCATCAAAATGGCACAGGAAGAACGCTACTCCGAACCGGATCCGCGTATCGACCTGAGCGGAAAAGACGTCATCCGTAAACTGGTTATCCTGGCACGTGAAGCCGGATACCGCATCGAACAGGAAGACGTAGAAAAGAACCTCTTTGTTCCGAACGATTTCTTCGAAGGTTCTCTGGAAGATTTCTGGAAACGTGTTCCAAGTCTCGACGCAGACTTTGAAGCTCGCCGTCAGGTATTGGAGAAAGAAAATAAACACTGGCGTTTCGTAGCCAAACTGGAGAACGGAAAAGCCTCTGTCGGCTTACAGGAAGTAGGCGCCAACCACCCGTTCTACGGCTTGGAAGGCAGCAACAACATTATCCTGCTTACTACAGAACGTTATAAAGAATATCCGATGATGATTCAGGGATACGGCGCCGGCGCCGGAGTAACGGCTGCCGGAGTATTTGCCGACATCATGAGCATCGCAAACGTTTAA
- a CDS encoding asparaginase, translated as MNPLNTSVLLIYTGGTIGMFENATTGALENFNFEQLQKYIPELQKFNFPIDTYQFDPPMDSSDMEPDMWRKLVRIIHENYDRYHGFVILHGTDTMAYTASALSFMLEGLDKPVILTGSQLPIGVLRTDGKENLMTSIEIAVAQNKEGKALVPEVCIFFENHLMRGNRTTKMNAENFNAFQSFNYPVLAEAGIHIKYNNVQIHVNDKERELKPHYLLDTNVVVLKLFPGIQENVIAAILEIDGLKAVVLETYGSGNAPRKEWFIRRLCQASARGIVIVNVTQCNAGTVEMERYETGYQLLQAGVVSGYDSTTESAVTKLMFLLGHGYTPDEVRDRMNRSMAGEITL; from the coding sequence ATGAATCCATTAAATACTTCCGTATTGCTAATATACACTGGTGGAACAATTGGCATGTTCGAGAATGCCACGACAGGTGCTCTGGAGAACTTTAACTTCGAGCAACTGCAAAAGTATATCCCCGAACTGCAAAAATTCAACTTTCCGATTGACACCTACCAGTTTGATCCTCCAATGGATTCGTCGGACATGGAACCGGATATGTGGCGGAAGCTGGTACGCATCATTCATGAAAATTACGACCGCTACCATGGCTTCGTCATCCTGCACGGAACGGATACGATGGCTTACACTGCTTCTGCATTGAGTTTTATGCTCGAAGGACTCGATAAACCTGTTATCCTCACAGGTTCACAACTTCCCATAGGTGTACTCCGCACGGACGGAAAGGAAAACCTGATGACCAGCATCGAGATTGCCGTCGCACAAAATAAGGAAGGGAAAGCGCTCGTACCGGAAGTATGTATCTTCTTTGAAAACCATCTGATGCGGGGAAACCGCACGACGAAAATGAATGCCGAGAACTTCAATGCGTTCCAGTCTTTCAATTATCCGGTGTTGGCAGAAGCGGGGATTCATATTAAATATAATAATGTACAGATTCACGTAAATGATAAAGAGCGGGAATTGAAGCCTCATTATCTGCTAGATACCAATGTTGTGGTACTGAAACTCTTCCCAGGCATCCAGGAAAATGTGATTGCCGCCATTCTGGAGATTGACGGACTCAAGGCTGTCGTGCTCGAAACGTACGGTTCGGGCAACGCTCCCCGGAAAGAATGGTTTATCCGTCGGCTTTGCCAGGCTAGCGCACGTGGTATCGTGATTGTCAACGTGACACAATGCAACGCGGGGACGGTAGAGATGGAACGTTACGAAACGGGATACCAGTTATTGCAGGCGGGCGTTGTCTCCGGTTATGACAGTACGACAGAATCGGCTGTCACTAAATTAATGTTCCTGTTAGGACATGGATATACACCGGATGAAGTGCGCGACCGGATGAACCGTTCGATGGCGGGAGAGATAACTCTATAG
- the radA gene encoding DNA repair protein RadA: protein MAKEKTVYVCSNCGQDSPKWVGKCPSCGEWNTYVEEIVRKEPTNRRPVSGIETQKPKPLALSDIEVDDEPRINMHDDELNRVLGGGLVPGSLVLIGGEPGIGKSTLVMQTVLHMPEKKILYVSGEESARQLKLRADRLSGVSSDCLIVCETSLEQIYVHIKNTNPDLVIIDSIQTISTESIESSPGSIAQVRECSASILRFAKETHTPVLLIGHINKEGSIAGPKVLEHIVDTVLQFEGDQHYMYRILRSIKNRFGSTAELGIYEMRQDGLRQVSNPSELLLSQDHEGMSGVAIASAIEGIRPFLIETQALVSSAVYGNPQRSATGFDLRRMNMLLAVLEKRVGFKLAQKDVFLNIAGGLKVNDPAIDLPVISAILSSNMDAAIEPEVCMAGEIGLSGEIRPVNRIEQRIGEAEKLGFKRFLLPKYNLQGIDTKKLKIELVPVRKVEEAFRALFG from the coding sequence ATGGCAAAAGAGAAAACCGTATATGTATGCAGTAATTGCGGACAGGATTCACCGAAATGGGTGGGTAAATGTCCGTCGTGTGGAGAATGGAATACGTATGTTGAGGAAATCGTACGGAAAGAACCGACCAACCGCCGGCCGGTGTCGGGCATTGAAACACAGAAACCCAAACCACTGGCACTTAGCGATATTGAAGTGGACGACGAGCCACGCATCAATATGCACGATGATGAGTTGAACCGTGTGTTGGGTGGCGGACTTGTGCCGGGTTCTCTTGTCCTGATAGGCGGCGAACCGGGAATCGGCAAATCCACACTCGTCATGCAGACCGTACTGCACATGCCGGAAAAGAAGATTCTTTATGTGTCCGGTGAAGAAAGCGCACGCCAACTGAAACTTCGCGCCGACCGCCTTTCCGGTGTTTCCAGCGATTGCCTGATTGTTTGTGAGACTTCGCTCGAACAGATTTATGTGCATATCAAGAATACAAATCCCGATTTAGTGATCATTGATTCTATACAGACTATTTCAACTGAGAGTATCGAATCGTCTCCCGGAAGCATTGCACAAGTCAGAGAGTGTTCGGCATCTATTCTTCGTTTCGCGAAAGAAACGCATACGCCTGTGTTGCTGATCGGACATATCAATAAGGAAGGAAGCATCGCAGGTCCCAAAGTACTGGAGCATATCGTTGATACCGTTCTCCAGTTTGAAGGCGACCAGCATTATATGTACCGTATTCTACGCAGCATCAAGAACCGTTTCGGCAGTACGGCAGAACTGGGTATTTATGAAATGCGTCAGGACGGGTTGCGTCAGGTAAGCAATCCATCGGAGCTATTGCTGAGTCAGGACCATGAGGGAATGAGCGGAGTAGCCATCGCTTCCGCTATCGAAGGGATCCGCCCGTTCCTGATTGAGACACAGGCTTTGGTCAGCTCTGCTGTTTATGGAAATCCTCAACGCTCGGCAACCGGTTTCGATTTGAGAAGAATGAATATGCTGCTGGCTGTACTCGAAAAACGTGTCGGATTCAAACTGGCGCAAAAAGATGTGTTTCTGAATATTGCCGGAGGACTGAAGGTAAATGACCCGGCTATCGACTTGCCGGTTATCAGCGCTATCCTTTCGTCCAATATGGACGCAGCCATTGAACCGGAAGTTTGCATGGCGGGAGAAATCGGACTGTCGGGAGAGATTCGACCAGTGAACAGAATAGAGCAACGTATCGGTGAAGCCGAGAAATTAGGATTCAAACGTTTTCTGTTGCCGAAGTATAATTTACAAGGGATTGACACCAAGAAACTGAAGATTGAGTTAGTTCCGGTGAGAAAGGTGGAAGAAGCGTTCAGAGCTCTATTCGGATAG